From the Maioricimonas rarisocia genome, one window contains:
- a CDS encoding CBS domain-containing protein: MAGSVEMVMTTGFTATPADRSLREAARELTLSAHSDLYVIDTAGLLIGIVTDYDLVKHAVNGGNWNLPVERLMTSPGVMFTPDQPLLEVAAIFRQQSLARAPVVREDRPIGSICRRDLLCSLIGDVLSGAVSVDPAADEISHIVPPPHYLTRLARRDQEAGAKSHE, encoded by the coding sequence ATGGCCGGCAGCGTCGAAATGGTGATGACGACCGGGTTCACCGCGACTCCTGCGGACCGATCGCTGCGGGAAGCGGCCCGCGAGCTGACACTCTCCGCCCATTCCGATCTCTACGTCATCGATACGGCTGGTCTGCTGATCGGCATCGTCACCGATTACGATCTGGTCAAGCATGCGGTCAACGGCGGGAACTGGAATCTCCCTGTCGAGCGTCTCATGACTTCGCCGGGAGTCATGTTCACTCCGGATCAGCCACTGCTCGAAGTCGCGGCCATCTTCCGGCAGCAGAGTCTGGCGCGGGCACCGGTCGTGCGCGAGGATCGCCCGATCGGTTCGATCTGTCGGCGGGATCTTCTCTGCAGCCTGATCGGAGATGTCCTCTCCGGGGCCGTCTCTGTTGACCCCGCTGCCGACGAGATCAGTCACATCGTGCCGCCGCCGCATTACCTGACTCGCCTCGCCCGCCGCGATCAGGAAGCAGGCGCTAAATCGCACGAGTGA
- a CDS encoding SGNH/GDSL hydrolase family protein — protein sequence MTCLPMLRYSLLLILLCCASSGYAADEFSDRLAPRGRLDHSRERFERDAKGHVAFLGGSITEMNGYRPLVMQWLQERFPETDFAFTNAGIASTCSTTGAFRLTEDVLEQGPLDLLFVEFAVNDDQDAAHTRRECIQGLEGIIRQARRHNSDCDIVVTYFVNPGMLEALQEGKTPLPIAAHETVCEHYNVPSVHLAGEVADRISAGTFSWKEYGGTHPALPGNQLCASMIAELLSSAWTSPPGSGAKPQPHSLPEPLDAAAYDRGRFVDHSEATLVEGWSRETPDWSAIPGNCRTRYRDLELLTASQPGATLKLSFRGRAVGAFVLAGPDAGNLQASIDGGPWQSITLYHRYSENLHYPRTVMFADDLDEGPHELELRVARDHHPDSQGTAVRIIRLVVNGAAARP from the coding sequence ATGACTTGCCTGCCGATGCTTCGCTATTCCCTGTTGCTGATCCTGCTCTGCTGCGCGTCGAGCGGGTATGCCGCCGACGAGTTCAGCGACCGGCTGGCGCCACGCGGACGGCTCGATCATTCGCGAGAGCGGTTCGAGCGGGACGCAAAGGGGCACGTGGCATTTCTGGGTGGTTCGATCACCGAAATGAACGGCTATCGGCCGCTGGTGATGCAGTGGCTTCAGGAGCGGTTCCCGGAAACCGACTTCGCCTTCACCAACGCCGGGATCGCCTCAACCTGCTCGACGACCGGCGCCTTCCGGCTGACCGAAGACGTCCTCGAACAGGGACCTCTGGATTTGCTGTTCGTCGAGTTTGCCGTCAACGACGATCAGGACGCCGCACACACCCGGCGTGAGTGCATCCAGGGGCTCGAAGGGATCATCCGTCAGGCCCGGCGGCACAACTCTGACTGCGACATCGTCGTCACGTACTTCGTGAACCCCGGCATGCTGGAGGCGCTCCAGGAGGGAAAGACGCCATTGCCGATTGCCGCGCACGAGACGGTCTGTGAGCACTACAATGTCCCGTCGGTTCACCTGGCAGGCGAAGTTGCCGACCGCATCTCCGCAGGAACGTTTTCGTGGAAGGAGTACGGCGGTACACATCCGGCGCTTCCGGGCAATCAGCTCTGTGCGTCGATGATTGCCGAACTGCTCTCCTCTGCCTGGACATCGCCACCGGGATCGGGAGCAAAGCCGCAGCCACATTCACTGCCGGAGCCGCTCGATGCGGCGGCGTATGACAGGGGCCGTTTCGTTGATCACTCCGAAGCGACGCTTGTTGAAGGCTGGAGCCGCGAAACGCCGGACTGGTCCGCAATTCCCGGCAACTGCCGCACCCGGTACCGGGATCTGGAACTGCTGACCGCGTCTCAGCCCGGAGCGACGCTGAAGCTGTCGTTCCGCGGTCGGGCCGTCGGCGCCTTTGTGCTGGCCGGCCCGGATGCGGGAAACCTCCAGGCTTCGATTGATGGCGGCCCCTGGCAGAGCATCACGCTGTATCATCGGTACAGCGAAAACCTGCACTACCCACGCACGGTGATGTTCGCCGACGACCTCGACGAGGGGCCGCATGAACTCGAACTCCGTGTCGCGCGGGATCACCACCCGGACAGTCAGGGAACGGCGGTCCGGATCATTCGACTTGTTGTGAACGGAGCAGCAGCGCGTCCATGA
- the cmk gene encoding (d)CMP kinase: MIVTIDGPAGTGKSTAARGLASRLGFEFLDTGAMYRVVAMVCLEENVDPQDAEGASRIAQRVKIDFEGDRTFVDGQDVSDDIRTSPVTSAASQVAQHSGVRDALVEQQRILAAGRDTVSEGRDQGTVVFPDAGCKFFLTADPIERAKRRHLELNERGESVDIDALLREQQARDERDLRRVIAPLKPADDAITIDTTGMDPDQVLDVLEEHCRQQIGDRQNLTGRPE, from the coding sequence ATGATTGTGACGATTGACGGTCCGGCAGGAACAGGCAAAAGCACCGCCGCTCGCGGTCTGGCCAGCCGGCTGGGATTTGAATTTCTCGATACCGGCGCGATGTACCGCGTCGTCGCGATGGTCTGCCTCGAGGAGAATGTCGACCCTCAGGATGCCGAGGGGGCCAGTCGGATCGCGCAGCGGGTGAAGATCGACTTCGAAGGAGACCGCACGTTTGTCGACGGGCAGGACGTGAGCGATGACATCCGCACGTCTCCGGTCACGTCGGCGGCTTCGCAGGTTGCCCAGCATTCCGGCGTTCGCGACGCGCTCGTCGAACAGCAGCGTATTCTGGCGGCCGGACGGGACACCGTCAGTGAAGGCCGCGATCAGGGGACGGTCGTCTTTCCCGATGCGGGCTGCAAGTTCTTTCTGACCGCCGACCCGATCGAGCGCGCGAAGCGGCGGCACCTCGAACTGAACGAGCGGGGCGAGTCGGTCGACATCGACGCGCTGCTGCGCGAGCAGCAGGCGCGTGACGAGCGTGACCTGCGGCGCGTCATTGCACCGCTCAAGCCGGCTGACGATGCCATTACCATCGACACGACCGGGATGGATCCCGACCAGGTGCTCGACGTGCTCGAAGAACATTGCCGCCAGCAGATCGGCGACAGGCAGAACCTCACCGGCCGCCCTGAATGA